Genomic window (Salvelinus fontinalis isolate EN_2023a chromosome 3, ASM2944872v1, whole genome shotgun sequence):
TATGTCATGTTGttggtctgtgtaggtggatggtgctgtatgtaatgttggtctgtgtaggtggatggtgctgtatgtaatgttgttggtctgtgtaggtggatggtgctgtatgtaatgttgttggtctgtgtaggtggatggtgctgtatgtaatgttgttggtctgtgtaggtgggtggtgctgtatgtaatgttgttctgtgtaggtggatggtgctgtatgtaatgttgttggtctgtgtaggtggatggtACTGTTTGTAATGttggtctgtgtaggtggatggtgctgtatgtaatgttggtttgtgtaggtggatggtgctgtatgtaatgttagtctgtgtaggtggatggtgctgtatgtaatgttgttggtctgtgtaggtggatggtgctgtatataatgttggtctgtgtaggtggatggtgCTTTATGTAATGTTGTTAGTCTGTGTAGGTGGATTGTGCTGTGTGTAATGTTGTTAgtctgtgtaggtggatggtgctgtatgtaatgttgttggtctgtgtaggtggatggtgCTGAATGTAATGTTGTTGGTCtgtaggtggatggtgctgtatgtAATGTTGTTGGTCTGTAGGTGGATGGTACTGTTTCAACAGACAGACTTGTGACACCAGGTACCAGACAATGAGGAGACTCATGAGCTCCCTCAAGTGGCCACGCACCAGAACAGGTCAGCACACTGTTATTAACACTTATTACAAGCTCATAACATGTTTATTAATGGTAATAGCGAGTAATACTGTTGCTATAACCTATGCTATTGGTGTTCAGAGTCAGACTTCACCAGAACACTGTACAACATGCTTATAACATGTCTATGAACTAGTATAACCAGTCAAACCAGTcaaaccagtcaaaagttcaggGAGCTGCTGCAAAAACGAATTGACTCTTTAAAAATCATTGGTCCAGTACAGGCTGTAGAGGGAAAAGATCTCAGGCCATATAAATGTTAGTGTTTCTCTTTTATTAATCAGTAGaactcagtcagtctgtctgttttagtTACCAAAGTTAATCTCACACTCACAAgtacctctttcctctctctctctctctctctctctctctctctctctctctctctctctctctctctctctctctctctctctctctctctctctctctctctctctctctctctctctctctcttcatttcaaTGGGGCtttatctccttctctccctcccctacatctctctatccccctcctctcccccctctctctctcttcatttccaTCGtgctttatctccctctctccctccctctccctctccccctccatctcccccctctctctctcttcatttccaTGGGTCtttatccccctctccccccctctctctctccttctccctctctctctccctctctctcttcatttccaTGGGTCTttatctccttctccctctccctctctctccccctccatcttccctctctctccccctccaccccctctctctctttatccccccctctctctctttatcccccccTCTCTTAATTTCCATTggtctttatctccctctctctccccctccatctcccctctctctctctctcttcatttccatggctctctctctatgtatgtatgtatgtatgtatgtatgtatgtatgtatgtatgtatgtatgtatgtatgtatgggtctttacccccctctctctgtggttCTCTGTCTCCAGGTACAGGTATTCTGTCTCCTCAACCAGAGGAGAACCCCTATTGGTGGAATGCCAACATGGTGTAAGAACTCCATCCCTCCTTTTCTCTTCTTTATTTGACTccttcttttcagtctgctctctctcctatcactcttctctcccttcttttcagtctgctctctctcctatcgcccttctctcccttcttttcagtctgctctctctcctatcgctcttctctcccttcttttcagtctgctctctctcctatcactcttctctcccttcttttcagtctgctctctctcctatcgctcttctctcccttcttttcagtctgctctctctcctatcgccctactctcccttcttttcagtctgctctctctcctatcgcccttctctcccttcttttcagtctgctctctctctcctatcgcccttctctcccttcttttcagtctgctctctctcctatcgctcttctctcccttcttttcagtctgctctctctcctatcgctcttctctcccttcttttcagtctgctctctctcctatcgctcttctctcccttcttttcagtctgctctctctcctatcgctcttctctcccttcttttcagtctgctctctctcctatcgctcttctctcccttcttttcagtctgctctctctcctatcgctcttctctcccttcttttcagtctgctctctctcctatcgctcttctctcccttcttttcagtctgctctctctcctatcgctcctctcccttcttttcagtctgctctctctcctatcgctcttctctcccttcttttcagtctgctctctctcctatcgctcttctctcccttcttttcagtctgctctctctcctatcactcttctctcccttcttttcagtctgctctctctcctatcgcccttctctcccttcttttcagtctgctctctctcctatcgccctactctcccttcttttcattctgctctctctcctatcgctcttctctcccttcttttcagtctgctctctctcctatcgctcttctctcccttcttttcagtctgctctctctcctatcgctcttctctcccttcttttcagtctgctctctctcctatcgctcttctctcccttcttttcagtctgctctctctcctatcgctcttctctcccttcttttcagtctgctctctctcctatcgctcttctctcccttcttttcagtctgctctctctcctatcgctcttctctcccttcttttcagtctgctctctctcctatcgctcttctctcccttcttttcagtctgctctctctcctatcgctcttctctcccttcttttcagtctgctctctctcctatcactcttctctcccttcttttcagtctgctctctctcctatcgcccttctctcccttcttttcagtctgctctctctcctatcgccctactctcccttcttttcagtctgctctctctcctatcgcccttctctcccttcttttcagtctgctctctctcctatcgcccttctctcccttcttttcagtctgctctctctcctatcgccctactctcccttcttttcagtctgctctctctcctatcgccctactctcccttcttttcagtctgctctctctcctatcgccctactctcccttcttttcagtctgctctctctcctatcgctcttctctcccttcttttcagtctgctctctctctcctatcgcccttctctcccttcttttcagtctgctctctctctcctatcgcccttctctcccttcttttcagtctgctctctctcctatcgcccttctctcccttcttttcagtctgctctctctcctatcgctcttctctcccttcttttcagtctgctctctctcctatcgccctactctcccttcttttcagtctgctctctctcctatcgccctactctcccttcttttcagtctgctctctctcctatcgctcttctctcccttcttttcagtctgctctctctctcctatcgcccttctctcccttcttttcagtctgctctctctctcctatcgcccttctctcccttcttttgcctgctctctctcctatcgctcttctctcccttcttttcagtctgctctctctcctatcgcccttctctcccttcttttcagtctgctctctctctcctatcgcccttctctcccttcttttcagtctgctctctctcctatcgcccttctctcccttcttttcagtctgctctctctcctatcgctcttctctcccttcttttcagtctgctctctctctcctatcgctcttctctcccttcttttcagtcttctctctctcctatcgctcttctctcccttcttttcagtctgctctctctcctatcgctcttctctcccttcttttcagtctgctctctctcctatcgctcttctctcccttcttttcagtctgctctctctcctatcgctcctctcccttcttttcagtctgctctctctcctatcgctcttctctcccttcttttcagtctgctctctctcctatcgctcttctctcccttcttttcagtctgctctctctcctatcgctcttctctcccttcttttcagtctgctctctctcctatcgctcttctctcccttcttttcagtctgctctctctcctatcgctcctctcccttcttttcagtctgctctctctcctatcgctcttctctcccttcttttcagtctgctctctctcctatcgctcttctctcccttcttttcagtctgctctctctcctatcgctcctctcccttcttttcagtctgctctctctcctatcgctcttctctcccttcttttcagtctgctctctctcctatcgctcctctcccttcttttcagtctgctctctctcctatcgctcttctctcccttcttttcagtctgctctctctcctatcgcccttctctcccttcttttcagtctgctctctctcctatcgctcttctctcccttcttgcATATGTGTGTCTGTTTATGGTGTTTgtgtttgggaatcgcttccttttaggtggttgtagaatttaatggctcttttctggattttgataattagcgggtatcggcctaattctgctctgcatgcattatttggtgttttacgttgtacatggaggatatgtttgcagaattctgcatgcagagtctcaatttggtgttcgtctcattttgtgaattcttggttggtgagcggaccccagacctcacaaccataaagggcaatgggttctataactgattcaagtatttttagccagatcctaattgggatgtcgaattttatgtttcttttgatggcatagaaggaccTCCTTGCCTTGTCTCTGAGATCGTTCACAGCTTAGTCCAAGTTAAGTGTGGCGCTAGTTAAGTGTTTAGGCCGAGgtttgtatagttttttgtgtgctctagggcaacggtgtctagatggaatttgtatttgtggtcctggcaactggaccttttttggaacaccattatttttgtcttactgagattaactgtcagggcccaggtctgacagaatctgtgcagaagatctaggtgctgcattaggccctccttggttggggacagaagcaccagatcatcagcaaacagacatttgacttcagattctagtagggtgaggccgggtgctgcagactgttctagtgccgtCGCCAATTTGGTGATATatttgttgaagagggtggggcttaagctgcctccctgtctcaccccacgaccctgtggaaagaaatgtgtgtgtttttttgccaattttaaccgcagacttgtttgtgtacatggattttataatgtcgtatgtttcccctcccaacaccactttccatcaatttgtatagcagaccctcctgccaaattgagtcaaaagctttttggaaatcaacaaagcatcaggatctctctctcctctctctaggttCATCCCATACTGCTCTAGTGATGCCTGGAGTGGAGCCTCAGCAAAGACTGACCAAAGTAGGGAACATCAGTTCAAGTatatagtgcactctatagggaataggatgcctccTTGGAAAAACACTAGGCATTTTATTTCAAATAATTCAAAACATTTAAGTCATAATTCCTGATAATGCCTGTCAGTTGGGTTGCCGAAGACgcaacccagtcgttcgttcgatCAGTACGgttgccatactggctggtaaCGTTCtgatcccttgcttgctagctagccaactacatttatttggatacatccacaacaatgagctaatgaggcgcgatttcacctgacttagaaaatgtgttctctggccaggacactgttgttcagaggagctagccaacagcagaggagctagccaacaacagaggagctagccaacaacacagctaacacaatcacttcaaactgaagcctgaaagactgcaaactagctgcactgtGTTTGAactgttttctattgacatttctttgtatatatacaCCCAAAAATATGCTGATTCATTATTCCGACTGGCTGAGAaaaccttcctgtctgtctcatcccgaagcgttcattactatgggacagctggagatcgaatttcaatatttaaacaatgttgcaaatgtcagagagacagacagcagggtttatacaaatctccgctattgaaaactaaatgttagtcaaaaagaaatgtgagataatctCTAGATGCTTTTTGTAGTGGAGattaagtttataaattgcctggctgggctgttaagacagtggattgcacagtcagatggaacagaataAATAGACATttcaacgtcatagatttagctggtggtaacttgtggaatagacaccggctggaatgcggttttaaccaatcagcattcaggattagacccaccggTAGTTTAACAAGCTATCAATCAATGAGTCTACTGTGCCTGTCTTCATgttgctctgtgtgtgtatgtgcgtatgtttctctctgtgtaggtGACTATGCGTTCATGGGCTCAGTGATCATTAAGGAGGTGGTTAATGAGCTGCTTACTAAAGGACTGGACAGCGCTAAGGTCCTGCTACTGGCTGGGAGCAGGtcagtacactgtgtgtgtgtctgattaaATCACCACAGTCTCAAATATTTTTACTTGACTTACTTTTTTGGACATCCGTCTGTTTCTCCCTCAATCTGGCTCTCTGGACCTCTCCAACTCTCCTTATTTCCCCCTCTCTGGATTACTTAATGGtttttacactctctctctccctttcctttctctccccactccctctcccctccagtgCGGGGGGTACAGGTGTACTCCTGAACGTGGACCGTGTGGCGGAGCACCTGGAGTCCCGGGGACACAGGGAGATTCAGGTCCGGGGTCTGGCTGACTCTGGCTGGTTCCTGGATAACAAGCAGTACAGATCTACAGACTGTCACAGCACCATCAGCTGTGACCCTACTGAGGCTATCAGGAGAGGAATCAGGTGAGAGAaagaagagggaaggagggatgggaggggaggagggatgggaggggagggagagagagagaaggagggagagaggaagagggagggagggggagagggagagacaacgagTGACATCTGACTAtacttcctgtttcctgtctagGTACTGGGGTAGTGTGGTGCCAGAGAGCTGCAGACAGACTCACATAGGAGAGGAGTGGAACTGCTTCTTTGGATATAAAGTCTACCCCACACTCAAGAGTAAGAGAGTGTTTCTagtactctctctcttccctctctctctcttttctttctccctctccctccctctctccctccctctctccctcactctctctctctagcactctgtctcttccctctctctcttttttctttctccctctccctccctctctccctcactctctctctctctctgtctcttccctctctctcttcttctgtgtctctctctctctgtctattcttctgtgtgtgtctctctctctctgtctctctctagcactctctctttctctccaggtCCAGTGTTATTTGATGAGGCCCAGTTAAAAGTagacaccccccccctctccccccacttcccctctctctcttcctcccccactttccccctccctctctcttcctcccccacttccccctccctcctccctctctctacctcatccctctctctctttcctctttctccctccctctttctccctcccccctctaacccctttctctctctccaggtccagTGTTTGTGGTCCAGTGGTTATTTGATGAGGCCCAGTTAACAGTAGATAACATCCACCTGACTGGTCATCCGGTCCACGAGGGACAATGGAGATATATACAGAATCTGGGCAACGAGCTGAGGAACACACTCAAAGACGTCccgtaagccacacacacacaggaatgtacacacacacacattggatagtacacacagagacacacacacacacacacaataataataatgtacaaacacacatacataccatAACTTCCTGTTTTATTCCCTAAAGAATGTTAACGTTTTATGTTATGTGGAATGTTAACTCTCCTCTGATCACGTTGATTGATCTGTCTGTTCTGAATGCCAGAGCCCTGTTTGCTCCAGCCTGCCTATCCCATGAGGTCATCACCAGGAAGTGAGTGATCTTAACTGATCTTAACTTCCTCTTAGATTAGACATATCATAACTGGGTCTTAGATTAGACATATCATAACTGGGTCTCAGGTTAGACATATCATAACTGGGTCTCAGGTTAGACATATCATAACTGGGTCTCAGATTAGACATATCATAACTGGGTCTCAGGTTAGACATATCATAACTGGGTCTCAGATTAGACATATCATAACTGGGTCTCAGATTAGACATATCATAACTGGGTCTCAATTTAGACATATCATAACTGGGTCTTAGCTTAGACATATCATAACCCTTAACTTGAAACCAAAAAACGAGTGACTTGACCGGTACCTCTCCTATTTCTAACCTCCTTTCCGCTCCTCCCCCTGTTACCATAGTTACTGGATAGACATCCAAGTCAAAGGAACCTCCCTCCCCAGAGCCCTACACTGCTGGGACCGTGGTCTCCACGACAACAACCTCCAGCAAAGATCCTCCAACAACACCCATAGCAACGATCCTAACCCCACCACCAACAAGGCTCTGCCCCCAGCTTCGCCTCCAAGGGGCTGTCCTCTGCGTCTGATTGACAGCTGCCCCTGGCCTCACTGTAATCCCACCTGTCCCACTATACGGGATCAGATCACCGGACAGGAAATGAGCGTGATCCAGTTCCTGAAACACATGGGGTTTGATGTTGCCAAGATGGCCCAGCAACAGGGCATGGACGCAGGGAAACTGCTGGGGATGCTGAATAACGGGAACTGAGCAGGGAGAGACTCACGCAGGGAGCTGAAatgaaacgcacacacacactctgacacagcAGGGCATGGACCAAAGAACGCTTTGGTGGAGATGAACGGAACTCAATGCAACAACAGAATAGAAACAGAACTGAACTCTAAGCAACAGGACTGAACAAAACTGAGCGAACCCCAAAAGCAACAGAACTGAACAGAAAAAGTTACTGTGCTAAACTGAACTGGACTCAATGGATCTGAATTCAGAACTTTGACTTGGTGCAACTCAAAACACCTCAACTCTGAACGCAGCTTGAATAGTGTCTGCAACGGGACAGAACTCGACTCGACTGAATAATAACTCATTTTTAGTTATTAGAACACAACAACGGAACTGCTAAGTTTGAGTTCAAACAACTGAACAATGCTTTACTCAACAAGGCAGAACTCAACTCAGCCAAACCTGAACAGAACTCAACTCAGCCAAACCTGAACAGAACTCAACTCAGCCAAACCTGAACAGAACTCAGCTCAGCCAAACCTGAACAGAACTCAGCTCAGCCAAACCTGAACAGAACTCAACTCAGCCAAACCTGAACAGAACTCAACTCAGCCAAACCTGAACAGAACTCAACTCAGCCAAACCTGAACAGAACTCAACTCAGCCAAACCTGAACAGAACTCAACTCAGCCAAACCTGAACAGAACTCAACTCAGCCAAACCTGAACAGAACTCAACTCAGCCAAACCTGAACAGAACTCAACTCAGCCAAACCTGAACAGAACTCAACTCAGCCAAACCTGAACAGAACTCAACTCAGCCAAACCTGAACAGAACTAAACTAAAATAATTATTCAGGCGTGAAAAGACATACATAAATGGAACGTCATCCGTTTTAAGGATACTGTCCCAAATAGTATCAGAttcccccatagggctctggtcaaaactagtgcaatATGCAATATTTTGGGAATAGATCGTCATTTGGGACGCAATCTGTTAGTTTTAAAGTAAATAAGACAGCGGACTTGtgtattttgaaaatatatatacgcATAATAGATGTAGAAG
Coding sequences:
- the LOC129851219 gene encoding palmitoleoyl-protein carboxylesterase notum1a-like, translated to MTSQSTERSRPIGTLALLRSALLLGLLHIGAPEARKLRGSRAQHRRASAMPSPTLTYRDRVVEGTGASESFPLDFTAVEGNMDNFMTQIKNLAQSLYPCSAQKLDQDMRLHFLDNSSATCNDGSPAGYYIRDSKGSRRWLIFLEGGWYCFNRQTCDTRYQTMRRLMSSLKWPRTRTGTGILSPQPEENPYWWNANMVFIPYCSSDAWSGASAKTDQSDYAFMGSVIIKEVVNELLTKGLDSAKVLLLAGSSAGGTGVLLNVDRVAEHLESRGHREIQVRGLADSGWFLDNKQYRSTDCHSTISCDPTEAIRRGIRYWGSVVPESCRQTHIGEEWNCFFGYKVYPTLKSPVFVVQWLFDEAQLTVDNIHLTGHPVHEGQWRYIQNLGNELRNTLKDVPALFAPACLSHEVITRNYWIDIQVKGTSLPRALHCWDRGLHDNNLQQRSSNNTHSNDPNPTTNKALPPASPPRGCPLRLIDSCPWPHCNPTCPTIRDQITGQEMSVIQFLKHMGFDVAKMAQQQGMDAGKLLGMLNNGN